Proteins from one Thaumasiovibrio subtropicus genomic window:
- a CDS encoding DMT family transporter, with protein MSPERRADIILILTTMLAAAGWVFSKQTIQGLPPFGFIGMRFVLASACLLPFCIGNFKRVTKPDIGKAMGVGCALALALLSWIYAVSISDTLGEGAFIMSLSMLFVPLIAWGLFQQQPPRIFWFALPIAVLGLALLSVGDGDWQLSISQIGFLVAAVMLAIHFNLNSKYARRLPTLLLTCLQLFVTGCFGLLASGLFETFPDDVATDIWGWFLLSTILATSLRYVMQTTGQKGSAPTNAAIIMILEPVWTVLLSVTTYNEAMPINKMIGCALILLSLGVFRFNRVSHR; from the coding sequence ATGTCTCCTGAACGTCGCGCCGATATCATCTTAATACTCACCACCATGTTGGCGGCGGCTGGGTGGGTATTTTCAAAGCAAACCATTCAAGGATTACCTCCCTTTGGTTTTATCGGCATGCGTTTCGTGCTGGCTTCCGCCTGCTTACTCCCCTTTTGTATAGGTAATTTTAAGCGGGTAACAAAACCCGATATTGGGAAAGCGATGGGGGTGGGTTGCGCCTTAGCGCTTGCATTACTGTCGTGGATTTATGCGGTCTCGATTAGCGACACCCTCGGTGAGGGCGCTTTTATTATGAGCCTCTCTATGTTGTTTGTCCCTCTCATTGCGTGGGGACTCTTCCAGCAGCAACCACCAAGGATATTTTGGTTCGCTCTCCCTATTGCGGTATTGGGGTTAGCGCTGCTGTCTGTTGGCGACGGCGACTGGCAACTGTCGATAAGTCAGATCGGCTTTTTGGTCGCTGCGGTGATGCTCGCGATTCACTTTAATCTCAATAGCAAATATGCGCGACGACTTCCAACCTTACTGCTCACCTGTCTACAACTTTTTGTCACGGGATGCTTTGGGCTGCTGGCTTCAGGACTCTTCGAAACCTTTCCTGACGATGTCGCGACGGATATTTGGGGCTGGTTCTTACTGAGTACCATTTTAGCAACCAGTTTACGTTACGTGATGCAAACAACAGGGCAAAAAGGCAGTGCGCCGACCAACGCGGCCATCATCATGATATTAGAACCCGTTTGGACAGTGTTGCTCAGTGTCACTACCTACAACGAAGCAATGCCAATAAATAAAATGATCGGCTGTGCGCTCATTTTGCTCTCGCTCGGTGTATTCCGCTTTAATCGCGTCTCGCATAGATAG